From the genome of Xiphophorus hellerii strain 12219 chromosome 11, Xiphophorus_hellerii-4.1, whole genome shotgun sequence, one region includes:
- the fam76b gene encoding protein FAM76B has product MATSALYACTKCNQRYPFEELSQGQQLCKECRIAHPIVKCTYCRSEFQQESKTNTICKKCAQNVKQFGTPKPCQYCNIIAAFIGTKCQRCTNSEKKYGPPQTCEQCKQQCAFDRKEEGRRKVDGKLLCWLCTLSYRRVLQKTKEQRKGFSSSNSSSLNEKDHHSRSHHHHHHHHQHRHSSSHHKLSGSLSPEQEPGLWKQSHKSSSIQKETPKKKPKLELKPSNGDSSSITQSMDSGGTDNFILISQLKEEVMSLKRLLQQRDQTILEKDRKLTELKADFQYQESNMRVKMNQMEKSHKEAMEQQQSKNRELMKQVAALSKGKKFDRTGSSLLLP; this is encoded by the exons ATGGCAACGTCGGCTCTGTACGCCTGCACGAAGTGTAACCAGCGGTACCCCTTCGAGGAGCTGTCGCAGGGCCAGCAGCTTTGCAAG gagTGTCGTATTGCACACCCAATAGTGAAGTGTACATACTGCAGATCTGAGTTTCAGCAGGAGAG taaaacaaatacaatttgcaAGAAATGTGCCCAGAACGTCAAACAGTTCGGAACG CCCAAACCCTGCCAGTACTGTAACATCATTGCAGCTTTCATCGGGACAAAATGCCAGCGGTGTACTAACTCGGAGAAGAAATATGGACCCCCACAGACCTGCGAACAGTGCAAGCAGCAGTGCGCTTTCGACCGCAAGGAGGAAGGCAGAAGAAAG GTGGACGGCAAGCTGCTGTGCTGGCTCTGCACTCTGTCCTACCGCCGCGTCCTGCAGAAGACTAAAGAACAGAGGAAAGGCTTCAGCTCCTCCAACTCCTCATCCCTGAATGAGAAAGACCACCACTCCAGATcgcatcaccatcatcatcaccaccaccaGCACAGACACAGCAGCTCCCACCACAA ACTGAGTGGGAGCTTGAGTCCTGAGCAGGAGCCTGGACTGTGGAAGCAGAG CCATAAATCGTCTTCAATCCAGAAGGAGACTCCAAAGAAGAAACCAAAACTGGAGCTGAAGCCATCCAATGGGGACAG TAGTTCAATCACCCAGTCCATGGACTCTGGTGGAACAGACAACTTCATTCTTATCAGCCAGCTGAAAGAGGAAGTTATGTCACTAAAGAGGCTTCTTCAGCAGAGGGATCAGACCATTCTGGAGAAGGATCGAAAG CTCACAGAGCTTAAAGCAGACTTTCAGTACCAGGAGTCAAATATGAGAGTTAAGATGAACCAAATGGAGAAATCACACAAAGAGGCCATGGAGCAACAGCAG TCCAAGAACAGGGAGCTGATGAAACAAGTGGCTGCCCTCTCAAAGGGCAAAAAGTTTGACCGGACTGGAAGCTCACTGCTGTTGCCCTAA